Part of the Sphingomonadaceae bacterium OTU29LAMAA1 genome, GGCCGATCGTGTCGTCGCCAGGCAGGTCGTATTTGCCGCCCCAGCCATTGAAGGCGAAGTCGCGCGCCTCGCCGGTGCCGAGCACGATCGGGCCGGTGTCGCGCAGCCAGATGTCGCCGAACGGTTCGACGACGATCTCGGCGAAGGGGGCCATGACGGTCGCGGCGCTGCCCGCCTCGGCATCGGCGCAGACCAGGATCACGGTCTCGCCGCGGCCATCGGCGTGGACGGCGCTGGCGAAGGCGACGACCTCGTCGCGGGCGGGATCGAGGTCGTCCTGCCACAGCTCGGGATGGCTGGGGAAGCCGATCCACACCGCCTTGTGCGGTGCCCATTCGGCGGGCGGCGGTGCGACCGTCACTTGGCGGCTCCAGTCACCGTGGCCCGGCTCTTGTCGCGGATCGCGCGGAATTCGTCGCCGGGCATCCAGTTCGGCCAGTCGCGGCTTTCGGCGAGCGCACGGCTGAGCGAATAATAGAGCGCGACATCCTGCTGCACGCCGCTCCAGTCCCAGTTGGGGTCATATTCGTCGGAGGGCGCGTGGTAGCGATGCTCCTCGTAATCCTTCGCCGCGGCCTGTCCGGCGGCGAGGCCACCCTTCACGAGGTTCTGGCCGGTTTCGAAATAGACCATCGGCACGCCATGCTTGGCGAGGCTGAAATGGTCGGAGCGGTAATAGAAGCCCTTTTCCGGGGTGGGCTCCGGCGTTGCGGTGCGGCCCTGCGCCTTCAGCGCGGCGTTGAGATAGGTATCGAGTTGCGACTTGCCGGGGCCGATGACGATCACGTCCTTCGACGGGCCGTACATGGCGAGCGCGTCCATGTTGGCGCCGCCTACCGTCTTCGCGAGCGGATAGACCGGGTTCTCGCCATAATAAGCCGAGCCGAGCAGGCCCGATTCCTCTGCGGTCAGCGCAACGAACACCATCGAGCGGCGGGGTGCGCCGGCCTTCACGTTCGCCTCCGCCAAGGCGACCAGCGCCGCGGTGCCGTCGGCATTGTCAACCGCGCCGTTGCAGATGTCGTCGCCGTTCACCGGCGTGCAGCGGCCGAGGTGATCCCAATGCGCCGACAGCAGGACATATTCGTCGGGAGCTTCGCGGCCGGGCAGGATGCCGACGACATTGTGCGAGACCTGTTTCTTGATCTGGTTGTCGAAGCTGACCGAGGCCTTCACGCCCAGGGACACAGGCTTGAACCCCTTCACCTTGGCGGCGGCGGCGAGTTGGTCGAAGTCCTTGCCGGCGCTGGCGAACAAGGCGCGGGCCTTGTCGAGCTGCATCCAGCCGTGGGCGGCGGTGTCGTCCATATGGCCGTTGGCGGCATCGGCGACGTGCGCCGCGCCGGTGTTGCTCGACTGGACGACGTTCCAGCCATAAGCGGCGGGTTCGGTCTGGTGGACGATCAGGACCGCCGCCGCGCCTTGCCGCGCCGCTTCCTCATATTTGTAGGTCCAGCGCCCGTAATAGGTCATCGCGCGGCCATTGAACGGGCCGGTCAGCCCCTGCGTCTGCCAGTCGGGATCGTTGATGAGGACGACGACGGTCTTTCCCTTCACGTCGAGTCCGGCATAGTCGTTCCAGCCCTTTTCGGGGGCGACGATACCGTAACCCGCGAAGACCATTTCGCTGTCCTTCACATCGATATGCGGCGTGACGCGATAGGTGCCGACGACCATGTCGGGGCCGTAGGCGAGGGCGAGCGGGGACTTGCCGCCGGTGATCGTCAGCGGGGTGACGTTCTGCGCGGTGATCTCGACCAGCGGCACGTCCTGAAGCCACTGGCCCTTGTTGCCTGGCTTGAGGCCGGCCTTCTGGAACTGCTGTTGCAGGTAGGCGAGGGTCTTTTCCTCGCCGGCGCTGCCGGGGGCGCGGCCTTCGAACGCGTCTGAGGAGAGGGTTTTCGTGACCTTCTTCAAAGTATCGACGGAGATCTGCGGGGCGGTCTGGGCGGCGACCATCGCCGGCGTGGCGAGCAGGGCGGCGAGGATGAGGCGACGCATGGAGAACTCCGCGGGATAGGACAGGCTATGCGGCCTTGTGACGCGGGCGCGGGCGGTTGTCCACGGGCGCGGTACGGGGATGAAGTTGAGGAAGTTGAGAG contains:
- a CDS encoding M28 family metallopeptidase: MRRLILAALLATPAMVAAQTAPQISVDTLKKVTKTLSSDAFEGRAPGSAGEEKTLAYLQQQFQKAGLKPGNKGQWLQDVPLVEITAQNVTPLTITGGKSPLALAYGPDMVVGTYRVTPHIDVKDSEMVFAGYGIVAPEKGWNDYAGLDVKGKTVVVLINDPDWQTQGLTGPFNGRAMTYYGRWTYKYEEAARQGAAAVLIVHQTEPAAYGWNVVQSSNTGAAHVADAANGHMDDTAAHGWMQLDKARALFASAGKDFDQLAAAAKVKGFKPVSLGVKASVSFDNQIKKQVSHNVVGILPGREAPDEYVLLSAHWDHLGRCTPVNGDDICNGAVDNADGTAALVALAEANVKAGAPRRSMVFVALTAEESGLLGSAYYGENPVYPLAKTVGGANMDALAMYGPSKDVIVIGPGKSQLDTYLNAALKAQGRTATPEPTPEKGFYYRSDHFSLAKHGVPMVYFETGQNLVKGGLAAGQAAAKDYEEHRYHAPSDEYDPNWDWSGVQQDVALYYSLSRALAESRDWPNWMPGDEFRAIRDKSRATVTGAAK